From the genome of Symphalangus syndactylus isolate Jambi chromosome 13, NHGRI_mSymSyn1-v2.1_pri, whole genome shotgun sequence:
tgcattgctataaaggaatgcttaaggctgggtaatttacaaagaaatgagGTGTATTtggctcaaaaataaaaatatgagccCTCCCGCACTCACCAGGTCCGGTCGGTAGTACCTGTGCACCACTTCTGCCCCTGCGCACATGGCCAGGAGACTGGCTGCGAACATTTTCAGGTAAGTGGACATGGGCACGCCCGCGGGCATCGTCGGCAGGCTGGACAGGGAAGGAAGGGACAGTGTCAGAAGTTCCAGCTCACGACTACACCGCGCCAGGGCTGAGGCGCTCCAGCCAGCGCTGGACACGAGACACACGGCGGCGGGGGTGCAGGAGGTGCGCGGTCAGGAACCCTGGGTTCTCGCCCAACCCCACGCCTCGGTTTCCTCCTTTACGAGCTGAGGGCACTGAGAGGACGAATGCCCTCCAGGCGGAGGCCCAGCCCCAATCGTTTATCAGTGAGGGGCGCCGGCCTGCGGCATTAAAGGGAGCTCTTGATCAGCAAGCGGAAAACCGACACCAGGTGGTTTCCCCGCGCCCCTTCTACCTCTAGGAGGAGAGGAACTGTGGACTTCGCTCCTCTTTGCCTCTACACACGCGCCCTACTAGAGACTGTACCGGGAACTGCAGGGGTGCTGGGCAACAGGTCTAAGGGCGGACGGAGCGGACAGCGAGCGGTCCGGACCTAAAATACAGGGACCTGGAG
Proteins encoded in this window:
- the UQCC6 gene encoding ubiquinol-cytochrome c reductase complex assembly factor 6; the protein is MPAGVPMSTYLKMFAASLLAMCAGAEVVHRYYRPDLTIPEIPPKRGELKTELLGLKERKHKPQVSQQEELK